A genomic window from Motacilla alba alba isolate MOTALB_02 chromosome 2, Motacilla_alba_V1.0_pri, whole genome shotgun sequence includes:
- the UTP23 gene encoding rRNA-processing protein UTP23 homolog, with protein sequence MGVTRQKHAKKIMGFYKHNFQFREPYQVLLDGTFCQAALRNKIQIREQLPGYLDGAAQLCTTRCVIKELESLGKALYGAKLIAQRFQVRNCSHHKNPVSGSTCLLSMIEDGNPHHFFIATQDQDLSNKVKRKPGVPLLFIIQNTMVLDKPSPKSLAFVQKLQTNQLVPEYQKQSIVELKEKEGLVKQEGEKRRKRKRAGGPNPLSCLKKKKKKTQEGQEPSAEKKKRRKRKRNRVKAEAMQSVQKNEGE encoded by the exons ATGGGGGTGACGAGACAGAAACACGCTAAGAAGATCATGGGCTTCTACAAGCACAACTTCCAGTTCCGCGAGCCCTaccaggtgctgctggatggCACCTTCTGCCAGGCCGCGCTTCGCAACAAGATCCAGATCCGGGAGCAGCTGCCCGGGTACCTGGACGGCGCCGCGCAGCTCTGCACCACGCG ATGTGTCATAAAAGAACTTGAATCACTGGGGAAAGCCCTGTATGGAGCAAAATTAATTGCCCAGAGATTTCAAGTTCGAAACTGTTCTCACCATAAGAATCCTGTGAGTGGTTCAACCTGTTTACTTTCCATGATTGAAGATGGCAACCCTCATCACTTCTTTATTGCTACACAG GACCAGGACTTATCAAACAAAGTGAAAAGGAAGCCTGGCGTTCCTCTCCTCTTTATTATTCAAAACACTATGGTGCTAGACAAACCTTCTCCTAAATCTCTGGCATTTGTTCAAAAGTTGCAGACAAATCAGCTTGTTCCAGAGTACCAGAAACAAAGTATTGTGGagcttaaagaaaaagaaggactAGTAAAGCAAGAAggtgaaaagagaagaaaacgCAAAAGGGCAGGAGGCCCCAATCCTCTCAGCtgtctgaagaagaaaaagaagaaaacacaggagGGTCAGGAGCCTTctgctgaaaagaagaaaagaagaaaaagaaaacgAAATAGAGTTAAAGCAGAAGCCATGCAGTCAGTGCAGAAGAATGAAGGAGAATAA